A single genomic interval of Spirosoma linguale DSM 74 harbors:
- a CDS encoding response regulator receiver protein (PFAM: response regulator receiver~SMART: response regulator receiver~KEGG: tgr:Tgr7_1115 response regulator receiver protein), with the protein MVNRSLSMLVVEANPDHHLLIGYSCQVNKFQVKPVFATTAEEALEYLEIYANDKQLFPQLVLLDLLVPRPEKGLQLIKDIRAVYPRLPVVVLSQHQDHDDIQRAYDMGANSFIAKPLNLLDWEEHFQILLSYWLTVVTLSPA; encoded by the coding sequence TTGGTGAATCGATCCTTATCAATGCTGGTTGTGGAAGCCAATCCCGATCATCATTTACTTATTGGCTATAGTTGTCAAGTAAATAAGTTTCAGGTAAAGCCTGTCTTTGCTACAACCGCTGAAGAAGCACTAGAGTACCTTGAAATATACGCCAATGACAAACAGTTGTTTCCCCAGCTAGTCCTGCTTGACCTTCTTGTGCCCCGTCCTGAAAAAGGACTGCAATTAATTAAGGATATCAGAGCTGTCTATCCTCGCCTGCCTGTTGTAGTGTTGAGTCAGCACCAGGATCATGACGATATTCAGCGTGCCTATGATATGGGTGCCAATTCGTTTATTGCCAAGCCACTTAACTTACTGGATTGGGAAGAGCATTTTCAAATATTGCTTTCTTACTGGTTAACGGTAGTGACTCTGTCGCCCGCTTAA
- a CDS encoding protein of unknown function DUF214 (PFAM: protein of unknown function DUF214~KEGG: mxa:MXAN_4173 putative ABC transporter, permease protein) translates to MNLLENIREGLRSIAGNRLRTILTSLIIAIGITSLVGILTAIDGIQSSVNSSFAGLGANTFSIVARQDAFRRGGRIQRQDAPIDYFDAISFKRRFPYGATIAVSSVVTGAAQAKFGSKKTNPNVQLIGVDDVFLSVKGYTLQSGRNLTQNELQFARNVAIIGSELAGTLFEKKVNPLNQLIRVSGAQYKIVGVLEKKGGFSGGGDDRLILIPLDNARALAGTRKLSFDITASVPTVADQDEAVGEARGTMRLVRQDPLGQPDSFDIERADELAKETANITGYLRIGGFGIGFITLLGAAIALLNIMLVSVTERTREIGIRKSLGATPKRIREQFLIEAIVICILGGLGGIILGLGIGNLIATLVSQGKGGFVVPWLWMGLGIVVCVTVGLFAGIYPAVRASKLDPIEALRYE, encoded by the coding sequence ATGAATTTACTTGAAAACATACGGGAAGGTTTACGTTCTATTGCTGGCAATCGCTTGCGGACCATCCTGACCTCCCTTATTATCGCTATTGGTATTACGTCGCTGGTTGGCATTCTGACGGCTATTGACGGTATTCAAAGCTCGGTCAACAGTAGTTTTGCCGGTCTGGGGGCCAATACATTCAGCATTGTGGCCCGGCAGGATGCCTTTCGGCGGGGTGGGCGCATACAACGGCAGGATGCCCCTATTGACTATTTTGACGCTATTAGCTTTAAACGGCGGTTTCCCTACGGAGCTACAATTGCTGTTTCGAGTGTAGTAACGGGGGCTGCACAAGCCAAATTTGGCTCGAAGAAGACAAACCCGAATGTGCAGCTAATTGGCGTCGATGATGTTTTCCTATCGGTAAAAGGATATACGCTACAGAGTGGTCGTAATTTGACGCAAAACGAGCTACAGTTCGCACGTAACGTGGCTATAATCGGCAGCGAATTGGCCGGTACGTTATTTGAAAAAAAGGTCAATCCACTTAATCAACTGATCCGGGTATCGGGTGCTCAATATAAAATTGTAGGTGTACTGGAAAAGAAAGGTGGGTTTTCGGGAGGGGGCGACGACCGGCTGATTCTAATACCACTCGATAACGCCCGTGCTCTGGCAGGAACCCGTAAACTGTCGTTTGATATTACGGCTTCGGTACCTACCGTTGCAGACCAGGACGAAGCCGTTGGCGAAGCCCGTGGCACAATGCGGTTGGTACGGCAGGACCCGCTGGGGCAACCTGATTCGTTCGATATTGAGCGGGCCGACGAATTGGCCAAAGAAACGGCGAATATTACCGGTTACCTGCGCATCGGTGGCTTTGGCATCGGGTTTATTACCCTCCTGGGAGCTGCCATTGCCCTGCTCAACATCATGCTGGTGTCGGTTACCGAACGAACCCGCGAAATCGGCATCAGAAAATCGCTCGGAGCTACGCCCAAACGTATTCGGGAGCAGTTTCTGATCGAGGCTATTGTTATCTGTATTCTGGGCGGTCTGGGAGGAATTATTCTTGGACTGGGCATTGGCAACCTGATTGCCACGCTTGTCAGCCAGGGCAAAGGTGGCTTTGTCGTGCCCTGGCTATGGATGGGATTGGGAATCGTTGTTTGCGTTACCGTTGGTCTTTTTGCTGGTATTTATCCAGCCGTGCGGGCGTCTAAACTTGATCCCATCGAAGCATTACGATACGAGTAG
- a CDS encoding Aldehyde Dehydrogenase (PFAM: Aldehyde Dehydrogenase~KEGG: bur:Bcep18194_B2693 aldehyde dehydrogenase): MTNSTLFQLFPSEDQIPADYRIEPIHQREYLLNGEMRQWDGPVSDVYSPVCIPDQNGVLQRQLVGSFPVTGPKEAVEALDAAVAAYDNGRGEWPQMSVAGRIACMETFVGKMLEQKKLVVNLIMWEIGKNLADATKEFDRTVTYIYDTIDTLKTMDRNSSRFRIEEGIIGQIRRSPLGVVLAMGPFNYPLNETYTTLIPAILMGNTILFKTPKHGSLLHYPLLEAFRTSFPKGVVNSLYGRGANVIPPVMQSGKVNVLTLIGSSRVADELQRQHPKLNRLRSIMSLDAKNAAIILPDADLDVAVKECLLGTLSFNGQRCTAIKIIWVHRSVADAFLKRFAPEVSKLKPGMPWEAGVQITPLPEPNKTQYLTDIITDAKAGGASIVNEGGGETVASLFVPAVVAPVKEGMRLYREEQFGPVIPVVVFDDNEEFIDYLITDDHGMQASIFGTETEGISRLIDPLVNLVSRVNINAQCQRGPDTFPFTGRKDSAEGTLSVEDALRSFSIRSAVATKDTAANKAILNDIVEHHKSTFLSTNFIF, from the coding sequence ATGACTAATTCAACGCTTTTTCAACTCTTCCCGTCGGAAGATCAGATTCCTGCCGATTATCGTATCGAACCCATTCACCAGCGTGAATACCTGCTTAATGGCGAGATGCGCCAATGGGATGGCCCTGTGTCTGACGTTTATTCGCCGGTCTGTATCCCCGACCAAAATGGAGTATTGCAGCGCCAATTGGTAGGCAGCTTTCCCGTTACGGGACCTAAAGAAGCCGTAGAAGCGCTGGATGCGGCTGTTGCTGCCTACGACAACGGACGGGGCGAGTGGCCCCAAATGTCAGTAGCCGGTCGCATTGCCTGCATGGAAACCTTTGTCGGGAAGATGCTCGAACAGAAAAAACTGGTTGTTAATCTGATCATGTGGGAAATCGGCAAAAACCTTGCTGATGCTACTAAGGAGTTTGACCGAACGGTAACCTACATCTACGATACCATCGATACCCTGAAAACAATGGACCGGAATTCGTCGCGGTTCCGGATTGAAGAAGGTATTATTGGCCAGATTCGGCGGTCGCCGTTGGGCGTGGTGCTGGCTATGGGCCCGTTTAATTATCCGCTCAACGAGACCTATACAACGCTCATTCCGGCTATTCTGATGGGCAATACGATTCTGTTCAAAACACCCAAGCACGGCTCTCTGTTGCATTATCCCCTGCTGGAAGCATTCCGTACCAGTTTTCCCAAAGGCGTCGTCAATTCGCTGTATGGCCGGGGAGCCAACGTAATTCCGCCTGTCATGCAGTCGGGAAAGGTAAATGTACTGACGCTTATTGGCTCCAGCCGCGTAGCCGATGAACTCCAGCGACAACACCCGAAACTCAATCGGCTGCGGTCGATCATGAGTCTGGATGCCAAAAATGCCGCCATTATTTTACCCGATGCCGACCTGGATGTTGCCGTCAAAGAATGTCTTTTGGGGACGCTTTCGTTCAATGGGCAGCGGTGTACCGCCATCAAGATTATCTGGGTACACCGTTCGGTTGCCGATGCGTTTCTGAAGCGCTTCGCTCCGGAAGTGAGCAAGCTGAAACCCGGAATGCCCTGGGAAGCCGGTGTACAGATTACCCCGCTTCCCGAACCAAACAAGACCCAGTACCTGACGGATATTATTACCGATGCCAAAGCGGGTGGTGCGTCTATTGTCAATGAAGGCGGGGGCGAAACCGTGGCATCGTTGTTTGTACCGGCAGTTGTTGCACCCGTTAAAGAAGGGATGCGGTTGTACCGTGAAGAACAGTTTGGCCCCGTTATTCCGGTGGTGGTCTTTGATGATAATGAGGAGTTTATCGACTACCTCATTACGGACGATCATGGTATGCAGGCGAGTATTTTCGGCACCGAAACGGAAGGAATTTCCCGATTAATCGACCCACTGGTGAATCTGGTGAGCCGGGTAAACATCAATGCTCAATGCCAGCGGGGGCCGGACACGTTTCCGTTTACGGGCCGTAAGGATTCCGCTGAGGGAACTCTGTCGGTTGAAGATGCCCTGCGGTCATTCTCCATCCGGTCGGCGGTGGCTACCAAAGATACAGCTGCCAATAAAGCGATTTTGAATGACATTGTGGAGCATCATAAATCGACATTCTTAAGTACAAATTTTATTTTTTAA
- a CDS encoding PAS/PAC sensor signal transduction histidine kinase (PFAM: ATP-binding region ATPase domain protein; PAS fold-4 domain protein; histidine kinase A domain protein~SMART: ATP-binding region ATPase domain protein; histidine kinase A domain protein~KEGG: amc:MADE_01275 putative two-component sensor histidine kinase) has translation MTTPTSVSSSATPLNLFASLVDHSPNGIIVYEPVRNESNVITDYRTVYYNQKAIQITGHTHEEMMTLCLFQRAPYARAQEESFRQLVEAQIPFDVEHVIPERNRWFSFENRQLDNGFFTTIRDIDDLKRAEQQLEQQNKVLEETISRTKEQQLLLKSVLDTSPNSIMLERAIRDEQGAIIDFQVVLFNQAALRLGFYSSTELAKKRISELNPNFVSSGLMAAYSNVLATGQPFQTEIFAPQLHKHLALTVTRMDRDQIIVLFDDVTQIRVDAKTLREKNELLDGVLRTSLSSIMVYEAVHDVSGQLADLRVVLTNEASLRASHRRNENIIGKLLTSLNPETRTTGLWDQYVAVYESGEIFQGKHYFPTLDKWFDATISKLGDGLVTTFNDITHVYSVNRQIEEQAQLFDGVLKNMTNGLSVLEAIRDSDGNPIDFLFVRVSEAVLRDTRLTSEQLIGKSLLSIFPGAKQMPHWDAFIDTLSTGVPKHFEWLYTLAGTNTYTDNWINRLDENRLVSVYLITNEQKQAESLAKQRASILQSVLDSCQTSIVLFEAIRNEAGQIVDFRYLVQNEANARLVNHPLAETQSRTMLEVLPYLVPSGIFERYVTAVETGQPQRFEQYYNDGSVEGWFDISVVKQDDGIVVVAHDNTLLRRTLKHAEQLVINLRQSNHNLEQFAYIASHDLQEPLRKIQSFGNLLIDQYGNLLPEDGRVMLRRMQSAAERMSQLIRDLLAYSRLSSEQEPFQPVSMQRILAEILSDLELVIQEKKARLTIPNQSAHALIYINGNRSQLRQLFQNLLSNALKFVSPDSTPEVTFQVRTVSFEEVPALVPNREKSSWIAVDITDNGIGFDEKYQEQIFHLFERLHGRNDYSGTGIGLAICRKVAENHGGTIVAKSQKGAGSTFTVFLPTVD, from the coding sequence ATGACTACCCCAACGAGCGTATCTTCCTCTGCTACCCCTTTGAACCTTTTCGCCAGCTTAGTAGACCATTCACCAAATGGAATAATTGTCTATGAACCAGTGCGCAACGAATCAAATGTGATTACGGATTATCGGACGGTGTATTACAATCAGAAGGCAATACAAATCACGGGGCATACGCATGAGGAAATGATGACCCTGTGCCTATTTCAGCGGGCACCTTACGCACGGGCACAGGAAGAAAGTTTTAGGCAGTTGGTAGAAGCGCAAATTCCATTTGATGTTGAGCACGTCATTCCCGAAAGAAACCGATGGTTTTCGTTTGAAAACCGTCAGTTGGATAATGGTTTTTTTACAACCATTCGCGACATAGACGACCTTAAACGAGCGGAGCAGCAACTGGAACAACAAAATAAAGTACTAGAAGAAACGATCAGCCGTACCAAAGAACAGCAACTACTGCTTAAAAGTGTGCTCGACACCTCGCCAAACAGCATCATGCTTGAGCGGGCGATTCGGGATGAACAGGGTGCGATTATAGACTTTCAGGTCGTCCTGTTCAACCAGGCAGCGCTACGACTGGGGTTCTACTCATCAACGGAATTAGCAAAAAAACGGATTAGTGAGCTGAATCCCAACTTCGTTTCATCGGGCCTGATGGCAGCTTATAGCAACGTTCTGGCAACAGGACAGCCTTTTCAGACCGAAATATTCGCACCTCAGTTGCATAAACATCTGGCACTGACGGTTACCCGAATGGATCGCGACCAAATCATTGTTTTGTTCGATGATGTTACGCAGATCCGGGTTGATGCAAAAACCTTACGAGAAAAGAACGAACTACTGGACGGTGTACTACGTACATCATTAAGTTCGATCATGGTTTACGAAGCGGTTCATGATGTATCAGGGCAACTGGCTGACCTTCGGGTTGTATTGACCAATGAAGCGTCGTTGCGGGCTTCTCACCGTAGAAATGAAAACATCATTGGCAAGCTGTTAACATCACTTAACCCCGAAACCAGGACTACCGGCCTTTGGGATCAATACGTGGCTGTTTACGAGTCGGGTGAAATTTTTCAGGGTAAACATTATTTCCCCACTTTAGACAAGTGGTTTGATGCAACAATCAGCAAACTTGGTGATGGACTGGTAACCACCTTTAACGACATCACCCATGTATACTCTGTAAACCGGCAGATAGAAGAGCAGGCACAGCTTTTTGACGGCGTGCTGAAAAACATGACAAATGGTCTATCCGTACTGGAGGCCATACGGGATTCGGATGGTAATCCAATCGACTTCCTATTTGTTCGGGTCAGTGAAGCTGTCTTACGAGATACACGCCTTACTAGCGAGCAATTAATCGGGAAGTCTCTACTTTCCATTTTTCCCGGCGCTAAGCAAATGCCCCATTGGGACGCCTTTATTGATACGCTGTCGACCGGCGTACCGAAGCACTTCGAATGGCTTTATACGTTGGCTGGGACGAATACCTATACAGACAACTGGATCAATCGACTCGACGAAAACAGGCTCGTTTCTGTATATCTAATAACGAATGAACAGAAACAGGCAGAATCGTTGGCAAAACAACGGGCATCTATCTTACAAAGTGTTCTGGATAGTTGCCAAACCTCCATTGTCCTGTTTGAGGCTATAAGAAACGAAGCCGGACAAATTGTCGACTTTCGGTACCTGGTTCAAAACGAAGCAAATGCCCGTCTGGTAAACCACCCTTTGGCTGAGACTCAGTCGAGGACTATGCTTGAAGTACTCCCCTATTTAGTACCATCCGGTATTTTTGAACGGTATGTTACCGCCGTAGAAACCGGCCAGCCTCAACGGTTCGAGCAGTACTATAATGATGGTTCTGTAGAAGGCTGGTTCGACATCTCCGTTGTTAAACAGGATGACGGCATAGTTGTCGTAGCGCATGACAATACGCTTCTGCGCCGAACGCTTAAACACGCGGAACAACTGGTGATCAATCTACGCCAGTCGAACCATAATCTGGAACAGTTCGCCTACATTGCCAGCCATGATTTACAGGAACCCCTACGCAAGATTCAATCATTCGGAAATCTGCTGATCGACCAATACGGAAATTTGCTGCCGGAAGACGGGCGGGTAATGCTCCGGCGAATGCAATCGGCAGCCGAGCGAATGAGTCAGCTAATCCGGGATTTGCTCGCCTACTCCCGTTTAAGCAGTGAACAGGAGCCTTTTCAGCCGGTTAGCATGCAGCGAATCTTGGCCGAAATTTTAAGTGACCTTGAACTGGTTATTCAGGAGAAAAAGGCCCGTCTAACCATCCCGAACCAATCCGCTCACGCCTTGATTTACATCAACGGCAACCGAAGTCAGTTGCGGCAGTTGTTTCAGAACCTGCTGAGCAACGCGCTCAAATTCGTATCCCCAGACAGCACTCCGGAAGTGACTTTTCAGGTACGGACCGTTTCTTTCGAAGAAGTTCCTGCACTGGTTCCAAACCGGGAAAAGTCGTCGTGGATTGCCGTCGATATTACCGATAACGGTATTGGCTTCGATGAAAAATACCAGGAGCAAATCTTTCATCTATTCGAACGTCTGCACGGCCGGAATGACTACTCAGGTACGGGTATCGGGCTGGCGATCTGCCGAAAAGTGGCCGAAAATCATGGCGGTACCATTGTCGCGAAAAGCCAAAAGGGAGCTGGCTCTACGTTTACGGTATTTTTGCCAACGGTCGATTAA
- a CDS encoding ABC transporter related protein (PFAM: ABC transporter related; Transport-associated OB domain protein~SMART: AAA ATPase~KEGG: slo:Shew_0863 ABC transporter-related protein), with amino-acid sequence MPGRIQQAKREFGPDYMLTATKLSKVYADVPAVRTVSLTLAPGQIMALVGASGSGKSTLLSLLAGLTDADTGAVSLNDERVAGPSEVLVPGHKDIRLVHQEYQLMPNVSVRENIRYALRFFEKSYRDFRVDELLRLCRLTEVQDRVPRQISGGEKQRTAIARAIADRPAVLLLDEPFSHLDLPNRLIVRDLLFDMVREEANGLTGSRATSCLFVTHDATDALSIADSLGIMRDGKLIQIGSPVAVYQRPLTAYAAQMTGPVNILKARHLPLLGLPSSASPNELICLRPEQIVLTEGGAVGTIRALFFKGSHYELEIALSRYVLLRLLTTRTDLHIGQQVGIGVANESVWTLKP; translated from the coding sequence ATGCCTGGCAGAATTCAACAGGCCAAGCGGGAGTTTGGCCCAGACTACATGCTCACTGCTACAAAATTATCTAAAGTATACGCCGACGTTCCGGCGGTTCGTACTGTTTCGCTGACGCTGGCACCCGGCCAGATTATGGCGCTTGTGGGGGCCAGCGGTTCCGGCAAAAGCACACTGCTGAGTCTGCTGGCGGGGCTGACCGATGCGGACACCGGAGCGGTCAGCCTCAATGATGAACGGGTAGCGGGTCCGTCGGAAGTACTGGTGCCGGGTCATAAAGACATCCGGCTCGTGCATCAGGAGTATCAGCTGATGCCCAATGTATCCGTACGGGAGAATATCCGGTATGCGCTTCGATTTTTTGAGAAGAGCTATCGCGACTTTAGGGTCGATGAATTACTTCGGCTGTGTCGCCTGACGGAGGTACAGGACCGGGTGCCCCGCCAGATATCGGGGGGCGAAAAGCAGCGCACCGCTATTGCCCGTGCTATTGCCGATAGACCCGCTGTTCTGCTGTTGGATGAACCCTTTAGCCATCTGGACCTGCCCAACCGGCTTATCGTGCGTGATTTGCTGTTCGATATGGTTCGAGAAGAGGCTAACGGGTTGACGGGTTCACGTGCAACGTCCTGCTTGTTTGTCACCCACGATGCCACCGATGCGCTTTCCATTGCCGACTCACTGGGCATTATGCGCGATGGTAAACTGATACAGATTGGCTCGCCGGTGGCCGTTTATCAACGGCCCTTAACGGCCTATGCCGCTCAAATGACGGGTCCTGTCAATATTCTGAAAGCCAGACACCTGCCTTTGCTGGGCTTACCCAGTTCGGCCAGTCCCAATGAGTTAATTTGTTTGCGGCCCGAGCAGATTGTACTAACCGAGGGCGGAGCCGTTGGTACCATTCGGGCGTTGTTTTTCAAGGGCAGCCATTACGAATTGGAAATTGCGCTGTCGCGCTATGTATTGCTGCGTTTGTTAACTACCCGCACCGATTTGCACATTGGCCAGCAGGTGGGCATCGGTGTTGCCAATGAGTCCGTTTGGACACTAAAGCCTTAG
- a CDS encoding conserved hypothetical protein (KEGG: dar:Daro_2056 hypothetical protein), producing MGNLLYTIAVILIIIWLLGFLGVLGTGIASSGLIHVLLVIAVIAIILRLIQGRGV from the coding sequence ATGGGCAACTTATTATACACCATTGCAGTGATTTTAATCATCATCTGGCTACTAGGATTTTTAGGCGTTTTAGGAACGGGTATTGCTTCGAGCGGCCTGATTCACGTCTTGCTGGTCATTGCAGTTATTGCTATAATTCTGCGTCTTATTCAAGGACGGGGAGTGTGA